Proteins from a single region of Dehalococcoidia bacterium:
- a CDS encoding enoyl-CoA hydratase/isomerase family protein has translation MSYEFITYEQKDRITYVTINRPERMNALHPPANAELHDAFTRFNDDPDAWVAILTGAGERAFSAGNDLRYTAERDQGQHGDQDPNVRYARAPFGGITSNFECWKPMIAAVNGYALGGGLETAMACDIIIAADHAQVGLPEPRVGLYAGAGGVFRLPRHLPTKIAMGMMLTARRISAQEAYRIGLVNEVVPLADLMPTAERWANEILECAPLSIRASKQMGYMGLDWPLDVAMSRNYSEAQKHNSSADRIEGPRAFSEKRQPNWTAS, from the coding sequence ATGTCTTACGAGTTCATTACCTACGAGCAGAAGGACCGGATCACATATGTGACGATTAACCGGCCCGAGCGTATGAACGCGCTTCACCCTCCGGCAAACGCTGAGCTGCACGACGCTTTCACGAGGTTCAACGATGACCCCGACGCGTGGGTAGCCATCCTCACCGGAGCCGGAGAGAGGGCATTCAGCGCGGGCAACGATCTGCGATATACAGCGGAGCGGGACCAGGGCCAGCACGGCGATCAGGACCCAAACGTACGATATGCTCGCGCGCCGTTTGGCGGCATCACGTCGAACTTTGAGTGCTGGAAGCCGATGATTGCGGCCGTAAACGGGTACGCACTCGGAGGCGGGCTGGAGACCGCTATGGCCTGCGACATCATCATCGCGGCCGATCACGCGCAGGTCGGTCTGCCTGAGCCTCGCGTAGGACTGTACGCTGGAGCCGGAGGAGTGTTCAGGCTTCCCCGTCACCTGCCCACGAAGATTGCGATGGGAATGATGCTCACTGCGCGACGCATCAGCGCGCAGGAGGCGTACCGAATAGGCCTCGTAAACGAGGTCGTGCCCCTAGCTGACCTCATGCCGACGGCGGAGAGATGGGCAAACGAGATACTGGAGTGCGCTCCCCTATCAATACGGGCGAGCAAGCAGATGGGGTACATGGGTCTGGACTGGCCCCTCGACGTGGCCATGTCTCGTAACTACAGCGAGGCTCAGAAGCACAACTCCTCGGCGGACAGGATCGAAGGACCTCGTGCATTCTCCGAGAAGCGGCAGCCCAACTGGACGGCCTCCTGA